In a single window of the Melioribacteraceae bacterium genome:
- a CDS encoding glycoside hydrolase family 9 protein, whose amino-acid sequence MKRIVFLFLLVSIIHGQNLLKLNEQEYFEMPGLNVMAFSDFYPDGHQTGLTFIQHGKRTAANGDVRLEPTPGQWSPIPMVVNRNVDITKNQITTYLSYPDSTKDRKGFNPIVYPDFKLNYSVRIKCEGKLIKVYVDLEKPLPDEWVGKVGFNFELFPGDYFGKSFLTDNSSGIFNRQANGPLFKDEDGEVQIIPMAEGNKIIAAPEDPYFKITIESESGKLQLIDGRGKHDNGWFIVRSLLLPNKTDSALEWTITPNVIENWRYKPVVQISQVGYHPLQSKKAIIEMDKLDMPVDIHLIKLNYDKNEIVLSALPIEWGYFLRYKYFTFDFTNITDEGMYQIKYGDFLTSTFQISKNVFARNVWQPTVDYFLPVQMCHMRVNDRYRVWHGLCHNDDALMAPTNINHFDGYLQGSSTLTKYKPLEHVPNLNQGGWHDAGDYDLRIESQAETVHLLSLIYEEFKIDYDATTIDQKNKIVEIHQPDGKPDILQQIEHGLLSIINGYKSLGRLYRGIISPTIRQYTLLGDGSVMTNNISEPTANIDEQPDDNWVFTEINPNHELQTAYSLASASRVMKGFNDELANDCLRIAEELWASNEDKNPPSKIEAAVELFITTSRNKYRDYILSNTNNILQRIDRQGSSISRILDLVNNKEFKERTIEELKKFASKIDEQKNETPYGVPYKPNIWGAGWGIQSYGVDQYFLFKILPEYFPKDNYMNALNFILGCHPGENTSSFVSGVGAKSATVAYGTNRADWSYIPGGIISGTALIRPDLPELKEWPYFWQQTEYVLGGGTVDYLFLVLAAIKSHNK is encoded by the coding sequence ATGAAAAGAATAGTTTTTTTATTTCTACTGGTTTCAATAATTCATGGACAGAACCTATTGAAACTAAATGAGCAAGAATATTTTGAAATGCCAGGATTAAATGTAATGGCATTTAGCGATTTTTATCCAGATGGTCATCAAACGGGGCTTACATTTATTCAGCATGGAAAAAGAACAGCGGCTAACGGCGATGTTAGATTGGAACCGACTCCCGGGCAATGGTCTCCGATTCCAATGGTAGTAAATAGAAATGTTGATATAACTAAAAATCAAATCACAACATATTTGAGTTATCCCGATTCAACTAAAGATAGGAAAGGATTTAATCCCATTGTATATCCCGACTTCAAATTAAATTATTCAGTTAGGATAAAGTGTGAAGGAAAACTCATAAAAGTATATGTTGATTTGGAAAAACCACTACCAGATGAATGGGTTGGAAAAGTTGGGTTCAATTTTGAATTATTCCCCGGTGATTATTTTGGGAAATCATTTTTAACAGATAATTCTTCCGGGATTTTTAATCGCCAAGCAAATGGTCCTTTATTTAAGGATGAAGATGGAGAGGTTCAAATTATTCCGATGGCTGAGGGCAATAAAATTATTGCCGCACCGGAGGACCCATATTTTAAAATTACAATTGAATCAGAAAGCGGTAAATTGCAGTTAATTGATGGGAGAGGAAAACATGATAATGGCTGGTTTATAGTTCGCTCTCTTCTGCTACCAAACAAAACAGATTCCGCACTTGAATGGACTATTACTCCTAATGTTATTGAAAATTGGAGATATAAACCAGTTGTGCAAATATCTCAGGTTGGGTACCATCCACTGCAATCAAAAAAAGCTATAATAGAAATGGATAAACTGGATATGCCTGTTGATATTCATCTCATCAAATTAAATTATGATAAAAATGAAATTGTACTATCAGCACTGCCAATCGAGTGGGGATACTTTTTGCGCTATAAATATTTCACTTTCGATTTTACTAATATAACTGATGAGGGAATGTACCAAATAAAATATGGCGACTTTTTAACTTCTACATTTCAGATATCAAAAAATGTTTTTGCGAGAAATGTTTGGCAGCCGACAGTCGATTATTTTTTACCAGTTCAAATGTGCCACATGCGAGTAAATGATAGATACCGTGTTTGGCATGGGCTATGCCATAATGATGACGCACTGATGGCTCCAACTAACATAAATCATTTCGATGGGTATTTACAAGGTTCCTCAACACTCACAAAATATAAACCTTTGGAACATGTTCCGAACTTAAACCAGGGGGGGTGGCATGATGCGGGGGATTATGATTTAAGAATTGAATCGCAAGCCGAAACTGTTCATTTGCTTTCTCTAATTTATGAGGAATTTAAAATTGATTACGATGCAACTACTATCGATCAGAAAAACAAAATAGTAGAAATACATCAACCAGATGGAAAACCTGATATACTTCAACAGATTGAACATGGATTACTGTCAATTATAAATGGATATAAATCATTAGGCAGATTATATCGAGGGATAATATCACCAACAATACGTCAATATACCTTATTGGGAGATGGTTCGGTGATGACCAATAATATTTCGGAACCGACGGCAAATATCGATGAACAACCTGATGACAATTGGGTTTTCACTGAAATAAATCCAAACCATGAGCTTCAAACAGCATATTCGTTGGCTTCAGCATCAAGAGTAATGAAGGGATTCAATGATGAACTCGCAAACGATTGTTTAAGAATTGCAGAGGAATTATGGGCTTCTAATGAGGATAAAAATCCTCCATCAAAAATCGAAGCGGCAGTTGAACTATTTATTACAACTTCTAGAAATAAATATCGGGATTATATTTTATCTAATACAAATAATATATTACAGAGAATTGATAGGCAAGGGAGTAGTATATCAAGAATTTTAGACTTGGTTAATAATAAGGAATTCAAAGAGAGAACTATAGAAGAGCTTAAAAAATTCGCATCAAAAATAGATGAACAAAAAAATGAAACACCTTATGGTGTTCCATACAAACCAAATATTTGGGGTGCAGGTTGGGGTATTCAAAGTTATGGCGTTGACCAGTATTTTTTATTCAAGATTCTTCCGGAATATTTTCCAAAAGATAATTATATGAATGCATTAAATTTTATTTTAGGATGCCACCCTGGGGAAAACACTTCCTCGTTTGTATCAGGCGTTGGCGCAAAATCGGCAACGGTTGCTTATGGTACGAATAGAGCAGATTGGTCGTATATTCCCGGAGGAATAATATCTGGAACCGCGCTTATTCGTCCCGATTTACCCGAATTAAAAGAGTGGCCCTATTTTTGGCAGCAAACCGAATATGTACTGGGTGGAGGAACTGTTGATTATCTTTTTTTAGTTCTGGCAGCAATTAAGTCACATAATAAGTAG